In Halalkalibaculum roseum, a single window of DNA contains:
- a CDS encoding NAD(+)/NADH kinase → MKLAVIANPKKYSVKEPFTRALNWADENDVQIIFNSDLKDLYDGQDHPSARIVGSEAEAIDEADIIVAMGGDGTMLYTARLMKNISKPILGVNSGRLGFMAYTQMENLIKALEYLKEENYRLDKRFMLEAEDENGNIYHALNEFLFSKKDSTSMVTVEAEYDNMFINKYWADGLIVASPTGSTAYNLSSNGPIVMPNTDVMVLNPINPHTLTTRPLVLPSDKSLKITVHKQQHEVLFSYDGEIYEIQGYPFVVEIRRSNFTIDLIELPDQSYFETLRNKLMWGMDFRKGSEK, encoded by the coding sequence ATGAAACTAGCTGTCATAGCCAATCCAAAAAAGTATTCGGTTAAGGAGCCTTTCACCCGGGCGCTTAACTGGGCGGATGAGAATGACGTGCAGATCATATTCAACTCGGATCTCAAAGATTTGTATGACGGTCAGGATCATCCCTCCGCAAGAATAGTCGGCTCCGAAGCAGAGGCAATAGATGAAGCCGATATCATTGTTGCCATGGGCGGGGACGGTACCATGCTCTATACTGCCAGGCTGATGAAGAATATTTCGAAGCCCATTTTGGGAGTCAACAGCGGAAGGCTCGGCTTTATGGCCTATACCCAGATGGAAAACCTGATCAAAGCCCTCGAGTATCTCAAAGAGGAGAATTACCGGCTGGACAAACGTTTTATGCTGGAGGCCGAAGATGAAAACGGCAACATCTATCATGCCCTGAACGAGTTCCTGTTTTCCAAAAAGGACTCCACCTCCATGGTCACCGTGGAAGCAGAATACGACAACATGTTCATCAATAAGTACTGGGCGGACGGCTTAATTGTGGCCTCTCCGACGGGTTCTACCGCGTATAATCTATCTTCCAACGGACCCATTGTAATGCCCAATACCGATGTGATGGTGCTCAACCCCATCAACCCGCATACCCTTACTACCAGGCCACTGGTACTGCCATCCGATAAGTCCCTGAAGATCACCGTTCACAAGCAGCAGCATGAAGTTCTGTTTTCTTATGACGGTGAAATTTATGAAATTCAGGGCTACCCCTTCGTGGTAGAAATTCGACGTTCTAACTTTACCATTGACCTTATTGAACTGCCCGATCAAAGCTACTTCGAAACACTGCGAAACAAACTGATGTGGGGTATGGATTTTAGGAAGGGAAGTGAAAAGTAA
- the carB gene encoding carbamoyl-phosphate synthase large subunit, whose translation MPRRDDIHKILIIGSGPIVIGQAAEFDYSGSQACRSLKEDGYEVVLINSNPATIMTDPLMADSIYLKPLTTDSIKEIVEKEKPDAVLPTMGGQTGLNLTRDLQQENFWTEKGIDVIGVNIDAVEITEDRQKFRDLMDDIDIPQCRSRIADSLLEAKEITEELGGLPIVIRPSFTMGGAGGGIVWNEDEFERKVLRGLELSPVHQVLIEESIFGWKEYELELLRDPNDTVVIICTVENIDPMGVHTGDSVTVAPSQTLTDKQFQMLRDAAIKMMNSIGDFAGGCNVQFAVEPGTDRFVAIEINPRVSRSSALASKATGYPIAKIATKLAIGYNLDELPNPITGVSSACFEPSIDYVVVKSPRFNFEKFPGVDEELTTQMKAVGEVMSIGRNFPEALNKAWQSLEIGRAGLGADGYEELDRKYIRKRLLKPYWDRLLNIRNAFKMGASVEEIADITKVDPWFLQQIRYMVSLENRTEGQSLDTISKEDLYELKQAGFSDTQIAWMLSQSNGEVTEEEVRDHRKEMGLTPAFKLVDTCAAEFPAETPYYYSAYEGENESDVTDKKKVLILGSGPNRIGQGIEFDYSCVHSVIAAQEMGYEAIMVNCNPETVSTDFDIADKLYFEPVYWERVLDIIEYEKPEGVILQVGGQTALKLGKRFVKEGIKIFGTPFEKIDFAEDRGEFSKFLTRLDIPFPNYGTARTVEESLRIADKIGYPVLIRPSYVLGGQGMRIAIKEEELEGYTESILKTHPENDFLIDKYLEHAVEVDVDSVYDGDQLHIAGIMQHIEPAGVHSGDSTAVIPTYSLSDKALEKIREYQERIADEMGIIGFLNVQYAVRGDKVYVLEANPRSTRTIPFLAKATGRAEAQIAVKVMLGAKLKDFTEEELTSTLEGWAIKEPVFPFDKFPEVKKELGPEMKSTGETIYFMENFNDDHFKKPFEFKNLYLSK comes from the coding sequence ATGCCACGACGCGACGACATCCACAAAATCCTGATCATTGGCTCCGGACCCATTGTTATCGGCCAGGCTGCCGAGTTTGATTACTCCGGTTCCCAGGCCTGCCGCTCCCTGAAAGAAGACGGATATGAAGTTGTTCTCATAAATTCCAATCCGGCCACAATCATGACCGATCCGTTGATGGCCGACTCCATTTACCTGAAACCCTTGACGACGGATTCTATCAAGGAGATTGTGGAAAAGGAGAAGCCGGATGCTGTGTTACCAACGATGGGCGGTCAAACGGGACTCAACCTGACCCGGGACCTCCAACAGGAGAATTTCTGGACTGAAAAGGGGATCGATGTGATCGGCGTAAATATTGACGCGGTAGAAATTACAGAAGATCGCCAAAAGTTCAGGGATCTGATGGATGACATTGACATCCCGCAGTGCCGTAGCCGTATTGCCGATTCACTGCTTGAAGCAAAGGAAATTACTGAAGAACTCGGCGGACTTCCGATAGTCATTCGTCCCTCCTTTACAATGGGCGGAGCCGGAGGCGGTATAGTATGGAATGAGGATGAATTTGAACGTAAGGTTCTGCGCGGACTGGAACTGAGTCCGGTACACCAGGTACTGATTGAAGAGTCCATATTCGGCTGGAAAGAATATGAACTGGAGCTGCTACGCGATCCCAATGATACGGTAGTCATTATCTGTACCGTTGAAAATATCGATCCCATGGGTGTACATACCGGGGATTCCGTTACAGTAGCACCCTCCCAGACCCTCACCGACAAGCAGTTTCAAATGCTTCGGGATGCTGCCATCAAGATGATGAACTCCATTGGAGATTTTGCCGGGGGTTGTAACGTTCAGTTTGCAGTGGAACCGGGCACTGATCGGTTTGTGGCTATTGAAATTAACCCACGCGTGAGCCGCTCTTCTGCCCTTGCATCGAAAGCAACGGGTTATCCCATCGCCAAGATCGCCACCAAGCTGGCCATAGGCTATAATCTGGATGAACTCCCTAACCCGATTACCGGAGTCTCCTCTGCCTGTTTTGAACCTTCAATCGACTATGTAGTTGTTAAGTCACCGCGTTTCAACTTTGAGAAATTCCCGGGTGTGGATGAAGAGCTTACCACCCAGATGAAAGCGGTAGGAGAGGTAATGTCTATCGGACGAAATTTCCCGGAGGCCTTGAACAAGGCCTGGCAGTCACTTGAAATAGGACGTGCCGGTCTGGGAGCTGACGGTTACGAAGAGCTGGATCGCAAGTATATACGAAAACGGCTACTGAAACCCTATTGGGACCGGTTGCTCAACATCCGGAATGCATTTAAGATGGGCGCATCCGTAGAAGAAATTGCCGACATCACCAAAGTCGACCCCTGGTTTCTGCAGCAGATCCGATACATGGTATCTCTTGAAAACCGGACAGAGGGACAATCGCTGGATACCATCTCCAAAGAGGATCTCTATGAACTCAAACAGGCCGGTTTTAGCGATACGCAGATCGCCTGGATGCTCAGTCAGAGTAATGGAGAAGTTACCGAGGAAGAAGTGCGCGATCATCGCAAAGAAATGGGGTTAACCCCTGCCTTCAAGCTGGTTGATACCTGTGCCGCCGAATTCCCTGCTGAAACACCCTATTACTATTCTGCCTATGAAGGTGAAAACGAAAGCGATGTAACCGATAAAAAGAAAGTACTGATACTGGGTAGCGGTCCGAACCGTATCGGACAAGGTATCGAATTCGATTACTCCTGCGTACACTCGGTTATTGCCGCCCAGGAGATGGGCTACGAAGCCATAATGGTCAACTGCAATCCGGAGACTGTTTCCACTGACTTCGATATCGCAGACAAACTCTATTTTGAACCCGTCTACTGGGAGCGTGTGCTCGACATTATTGAGTATGAGAAACCGGAAGGCGTCATCCTGCAGGTGGGCGGCCAAACGGCCCTCAAATTGGGCAAGCGTTTTGTTAAGGAAGGAATCAAAATCTTCGGTACACCTTTTGAAAAAATCGACTTTGCCGAAGACCGTGGTGAGTTCTCTAAGTTTCTAACAAGACTTGACATCCCCTTCCCAAACTACGGTACCGCTCGTACCGTCGAGGAATCACTCAGAATTGCCGATAAGATTGGTTACCCGGTGCTGATCCGTCCGAGTTACGTATTAGGCGGACAGGGAATGCGTATCGCTATAAAGGAAGAGGAACTTGAGGGATATACCGAATCAATTTTGAAAACCCATCCCGAAAACGATTTCCTTATCGACAAATACCTCGAACATGCCGTTGAAGTGGACGTTGACTCGGTTTACGACGGCGACCAGCTCCATATAGCGGGTATCATGCAGCACATAGAACCTGCCGGGGTACATTCCGGAGACTCCACCGCTGTGATCCCCACCTATTCGCTCAGTGATAAGGCCCTGGAAAAAATCCGTGAATACCAGGAGCGAATCGCTGATGAAATGGGCATTATCGGATTCCTGAATGTGCAGTATGCCGTCAGGGGTGATAAAGTCTACGTGCTGGAGGCCAATCCGCGCTCAACACGAACCATACCTTTCCTGGCCAAAGCCACGGGGCGGGCAGAAGCACAAATTGCCGTCAAGGTAATGCTCGGTGCCAAGCTCAAGGACTTCACAGAAGAGGAGTTAACCTCTACCCTGGAAGGCTGGGCTATCAAAGAGCCGGTCTTCCCATTCGATAAGTTCCCTGAAGTGAAAAAGGAACTGGGTCCGGAAATGAAATCAACCGGGGAAACCATTTACTTTATGGAGAACTTCAACGACGATCATTTCAAAAAACCCTTTGAATTTAAGAATCTCTATCTCAGTAAATAA
- a CDS encoding ABC transporter substrate-binding protein, with protein MMKQKSLARLSLLFLFAIVLVTGCKGPETTVVRQNPIAAAPDTSETTDTTASEPSAAFRQINIGEINPIPTMDPLFAENAGTMRALQLVYEGLVRFDRQGDVVPGIATNWTVTDDSLQYTFTLRNNVYYHDNNAFNNGIGRKFKASDVKFAFNRMAMNSVPDHAAQLFMSVEGFEPFYREQHNIFNPGKRVLNGVTGVRTPNDTTVVFRLEEKDSHLLQKLASPYALIYPREAITNNNPDQFKAVGTGPFTLSQNRGDSLYTFARFNDYYNPEQPRVNRVDVIVKKREANLFKSFTTRNIHIIPELGLQMLQGVLDENGALKASYADSYRLSNPNGYTFYSLNRNSNAGLSREKSAGVTALFDSTETFENIPSGFVRFMKPMNRENNQNNVQARVSEGDTLNITNTDDSYSLQFLVKLRNKLNEAGATLRVYNIFTPTRNIGLYTTHNLPFYSGYIPEYSEDRLLSFRVHQKALSQNEIENLYFNSFPWWLDMRTVTTSLVP; from the coding sequence ATGATGAAACAGAAATCTCTTGCACGCCTCTCTTTATTGTTTCTATTTGCTATTGTACTGGTAACAGGTTGCAAAGGCCCGGAGACCACAGTGGTTCGCCAAAATCCGATTGCTGCAGCTCCTGATACCTCGGAAACTACAGATACCACTGCCAGTGAACCTTCCGCAGCCTTCCGTCAGATAAATATAGGTGAAATCAATCCCATTCCTACAATGGATCCCCTGTTTGCTGAGAATGCCGGCACCATGCGCGCCTTACAGCTTGTTTATGAGGGTCTCGTGAGGTTTGACCGTCAGGGAGATGTGGTTCCCGGTATTGCTACAAACTGGACGGTAACTGATGATTCGTTGCAATACACTTTTACTCTTCGCAACAATGTGTATTATCACGACAATAATGCATTCAATAACGGCATAGGAAGAAAATTTAAGGCCTCTGATGTAAAATTTGCTTTTAATCGAATGGCCATGAACTCAGTGCCGGATCACGCAGCACAGCTCTTTATGTCTGTGGAAGGCTTTGAACCATTTTACCGGGAGCAGCACAATATATTTAATCCGGGCAAAAGGGTCTTGAACGGCGTGACCGGTGTAAGGACTCCCAACGATACTACTGTAGTCTTTAGGCTGGAAGAGAAGGATTCACATTTACTCCAGAAGCTGGCCTCACCTTATGCATTGATTTACCCAAGGGAAGCCATCACCAATAACAATCCGGATCAATTCAAGGCTGTCGGTACCGGACCGTTTACACTCTCGCAAAACCGCGGTGATTCCCTCTACACCTTTGCCAGATTTAACGACTATTATAACCCGGAACAACCGCGCGTAAATCGTGTGGATGTTATTGTTAAAAAACGGGAGGCTAATTTGTTCAAGTCATTCACTACCCGAAATATCCATATAATCCCGGAGCTTGGCCTCCAGATGCTGCAGGGAGTGCTCGACGAGAATGGCGCACTCAAAGCAAGCTATGCCGATAGTTACCGGTTAAGCAATCCCAACGGATACACTTTTTACTCACTGAACAGAAACTCTAATGCCGGTCTGTCTAGAGAAAAGTCCGCTGGCGTTACCGCACTGTTCGATTCTACGGAAACTTTTGAAAATATTCCTTCAGGTTTCGTTCGATTTATGAAGCCAATGAATAGAGAGAATAATCAGAATAACGTGCAGGCAAGGGTCAGTGAGGGTGACACCCTGAACATTACGAACACTGATGACTCCTACTCCCTACAGTTTTTAGTCAAATTACGAAACAAACTGAATGAAGCAGGTGCTACGCTTCGGGTCTACAATATATTCACACCAACCCGAAATATCGGACTATATACCACCCATAACCTGCCATTTTATAGCGGGTATATTCCGGAATACTCTGAAGATAGGCTACTTAGTTTCCGGGTACATCAAAAAGCACTCAGTCAAAACGAAATAGAAAATCTGTACTTTAATTCGTTTCCCTGGTGGCTGGATATGCGAACTGTAACCACCTCCCTCGTCCCATAA
- the carA gene encoding glutamine-hydrolyzing carbamoyl-phosphate synthase small subunit, with protein MSLYPRDKAIIALSDGTVEHGYAIGKKGTTGGELCFNTSMTGYQEIFTDPSYYGQLMMMTYPHIGNYGTMSRDDEARRVMIAGLITRSFSWEHSNPQADGNLQKYLQRNEVVGISGVDTRKLVRHIRSKGVMNAVISSEILDEDKLVQKAKDWDDMEGLELATKVTRSEAQTAHSDGSFKVAAFDYGIKQSIIDNLVKRGCTLRIFPAKGEFKEELTSWKPDGFFFSNGPGDPEATAKYALEAVEFAKETGKPIFGICLGHQLMALSEGISTRKMFVGHRGANHPVKNLEAGSVEITTQNHGFAVDEDQLDESLVEVTHVNLNDNTIEGLRFKNFPGMSVQYHPEASPGPHDSSYLFDRFLDMIKEEKGEPVK; from the coding sequence ATGTCACTATATCCCAGAGATAAGGCCATCATAGCTTTGTCAGACGGCACCGTGGAACACGGCTACGCCATAGGCAAGAAAGGTACCACCGGCGGTGAATTATGTTTTAATACCAGCATGACCGGATACCAGGAAATCTTCACCGACCCCAGCTACTACGGACAGCTCATGATGATGACCTATCCCCACATCGGAAATTATGGAACCATGAGCCGCGATGACGAAGCACGTCGCGTAATGATTGCCGGTCTTATCACCCGATCCTTTTCATGGGAACATAGCAACCCGCAGGCTGACGGAAATCTTCAGAAATACCTTCAAAGAAATGAAGTGGTTGGCATCAGCGGGGTGGATACACGCAAACTGGTTCGCCATATCCGCTCAAAAGGTGTGATGAATGCTGTAATCTCTTCCGAAATACTTGATGAAGATAAGCTGGTACAGAAGGCCAAAGACTGGGATGATATGGAAGGCCTTGAACTGGCTACCAAGGTCACCCGATCTGAAGCTCAGACTGCCCATAGCGACGGATCTTTCAAAGTTGCGGCCTTCGATTATGGAATTAAACAGAGCATTATTGACAACCTGGTCAAGCGGGGATGCACCTTGCGCATCTTCCCAGCCAAGGGGGAGTTTAAAGAAGAACTGACAAGCTGGAAGCCTGACGGTTTCTTTTTCAGTAATGGTCCCGGTGATCCTGAGGCCACGGCTAAATATGCCCTGGAGGCGGTTGAATTTGCCAAGGAAACCGGAAAGCCAATTTTCGGCATCTGTCTGGGGCACCAGCTGATGGCCCTTTCTGAAGGGATTTCTACCCGTAAAATGTTTGTAGGCCACCGTGGGGCAAACCACCCGGTGAAAAACCTTGAAGCAGGAAGCGTTGAAATCACGACCCAGAATCACGGCTTTGCAGTTGATGAAGACCAACTGGATGAATCTCTGGTAGAAGTCACCCATGTGAATCTGAATGACAATACCATTGAAGGGCTGCGCTTCAAAAACTTCCCGGGCATGTCGGTACAGTATCATCCCGAAGCCTCCCCCGGTCCCCATGACTCTTCATATCTGTTCGACCGTTTCCTGGATATGATTAAGGAAGAAAAAGGAGAACCGGTCAAGTAG
- a CDS encoding CPXCG motif-containing cysteine-rich protein, with amino-acid sequence MIGETKPATYICSYCGETNHTFVDPSQGNNQNYIEDCQVCCRPNELSVSYDEWNKEYHVRAKQSQ; translated from the coding sequence ATGATTGGCGAGACAAAACCAGCTACCTATATATGTTCTTATTGCGGTGAGACCAACCATACCTTTGTGGACCCATCTCAGGGGAATAATCAGAATTACATTGAGGACTGTCAGGTTTGCTGTCGCCCTAACGAGTTGAGTGTATCTTACGATGAATGGAATAAAGAATATCATGTGAGGGCCAAACAGTCTCAATAA
- a CDS encoding D-alanine--D-alanine ligase — MSQRTIVVAFGGMSPEHEVSVLTAMQAISSLKDTDYRLQPLYITKSGRWLTGDPLRELENYKDLKKLEEEAIECTFSHDDLGKPILLETESKGFLSKPKKHSIYAIIPAFHGSEGENGAFQGACDLYNIPFGGSGVFASSLGMDKVKAKELCMAHDIPVTSGVSFNENEWEERQDEILESITKMGFSVITKPVSLGSSIGVSKADDRKSLIDSIETAFRYDQELVVEEAITPLMEINCSVLGHGDELQTSVCERPLGQEETLSFEDKYQSDGQGSKGMASADRIIPADISDELTAKIQNLSLKIFKTFRASGVARLDFLVNADTHEVYFNEINTIPGSFSFYLWEESGMNMTDLMLELVEIAIKKHRLKIGRIRSYETNLLSEKAVKGIKGLKGSND, encoded by the coding sequence ATGAGCCAGCGAACCATTGTTGTTGCCTTCGGAGGGATGTCACCGGAGCATGAAGTATCGGTTTTAACTGCCATGCAGGCAATTTCTTCATTGAAAGATACCGACTACAGGCTTCAGCCTCTCTACATCACAAAATCAGGTCGCTGGTTAACCGGTGATCCTCTTCGGGAGCTGGAGAATTATAAAGATCTCAAGAAACTCGAGGAAGAAGCAATCGAATGTACTTTCTCGCATGACGATTTGGGTAAACCCATCCTCCTGGAAACGGAAAGCAAAGGCTTTCTTTCGAAGCCAAAAAAACATTCAATATACGCTATTATTCCTGCATTCCATGGATCAGAAGGGGAAAACGGGGCTTTTCAGGGAGCCTGTGATCTGTATAACATCCCCTTTGGAGGTAGCGGTGTTTTTGCATCCAGCCTTGGTATGGACAAAGTAAAGGCCAAAGAGTTGTGCATGGCCCATGATATCCCAGTTACGTCCGGAGTTTCCTTTAATGAGAATGAGTGGGAGGAGAGGCAAGATGAAATTCTGGAAAGTATCACAAAGATGGGATTCTCAGTAATCACCAAACCGGTTAGTCTTGGCAGCAGCATCGGGGTATCCAAGGCTGACGACCGGAAGTCGCTCATCGACAGTATCGAAACTGCTTTTCGATATGACCAGGAGCTGGTGGTTGAAGAAGCAATTACACCGCTGATGGAAATCAACTGTTCCGTACTGGGTCATGGTGACGAACTGCAGACAAGCGTCTGTGAGCGTCCCTTGGGTCAGGAAGAGACACTCTCTTTTGAAGACAAGTATCAAAGCGACGGACAAGGAAGCAAGGGAATGGCATCTGCCGACAGGATCATTCCGGCCGATATTTCCGACGAGCTGACTGCGAAAATACAGAACCTTTCGCTCAAGATATTCAAGACTTTTCGTGCAAGCGGCGTTGCACGACTAGACTTTCTGGTCAATGCCGATACGCACGAAGTTTATTTCAACGAAATTAACACCATTCCCGGCTCCTTCTCTTTTTACTTGTGGGAGGAAAGTGGAATGAATATGACTGATTTAATGCTTGAACTCGTTGAGATTGCTATTAAAAAACATCGTTTAAAAATCGGAAGGATCCGAAGCTATGAGACCAACTTGCTGAGTGAAAAAGCCGTGAAAGGTATTAAAGGTCTGAAAGGCAGCAATGATTAA
- the recQ gene encoding DNA helicase RecQ, with amino-acid sequence MIKEAKKKLNDVFGYETFRPLQEEVIEQVLNKKDALVIMPTGGGKSLCYQIPAIIFDGLTIVVSPLISLMKDQVEQLHQFDIPAVYLNSSLTPEEYQANIEKLKKGSVDMLYLAPETLLMPKTRELLSGLDIDCFTIDEAHCISEWGHDFRPEYRQLVEVRKDFPDAACLALTATATPRVREDIKQTLGMKDSETYLASFDRKNLFLKVADKDGPTDQVLDFLYTRKKQSGIIYCFSRRQVDELYVDLKKEGHSVKPYHAGLSETVRNRNQEAFIRDDVNIIVATIAFGMGINKPDVRFVVHYDMPKNIESYYQQIGRAGRDGLRADCLLLFSYSDTQKIRYFINQKEDEEKKIAEQHLKSLLKFLEATECRRKPLLNYFGEEYEKDECGMCDNCLSLDAEVEDLTVQAQKYLSCIVRTDETYGANYIADVLRGSKSKKVLENDHNELSTYGIGMEWSKDQWVQLSRLLLRQDYLEKDQKYGSLKLKEQARNVLNGHENVFGTLDRTAATVNGKAVDRTSSDVENKYDEKLFEQLREKRKELADQKGIPPYTIFPDTTLMEMSYYFPQNEEHMMQIYGVGSAKLKRYGDIFGKIIKEYTDENEIEERVKTLKKKAKKSSSKKKHVQIAEAFNEGQSIEHLAEQYGVKDVTIIKHLKTYLEEGNSLRTEGIAEASELSVRKRDEVMESMDRRGPELLRVIYNDMDKEVGYSELRILQLYYMAANQE; translated from the coding sequence ATGATTAAAGAAGCAAAAAAGAAGCTTAATGATGTATTTGGCTATGAAACCTTCCGTCCTTTGCAGGAAGAGGTCATAGAACAGGTACTTAACAAGAAAGATGCCCTGGTGATTATGCCTACCGGTGGCGGAAAATCTCTCTGCTACCAGATACCCGCTATCATTTTTGATGGCTTGACCATAGTAGTCTCACCGCTTATCTCCCTGATGAAAGACCAGGTTGAGCAGCTTCACCAGTTTGATATTCCTGCGGTCTACCTCAACAGTTCGCTCACCCCGGAAGAGTACCAGGCCAATATTGAAAAGCTAAAAAAGGGCAGCGTTGACATGCTCTACCTAGCCCCGGAAACCCTGCTGATGCCCAAGACCAGGGAACTGCTCTCCGGACTCGATATTGATTGCTTCACCATTGACGAAGCGCACTGTATTTCGGAATGGGGCCACGACTTCCGTCCTGAATACCGGCAGCTGGTAGAAGTTCGAAAGGATTTTCCCGATGCCGCCTGTCTGGCACTCACCGCTACCGCAACCCCACGGGTGAGAGAAGACATCAAACAAACGCTCGGGATGAAGGACTCCGAGACCTATCTGGCCAGTTTTGATCGTAAAAATCTTTTTCTAAAAGTCGCCGATAAGGACGGACCCACTGATCAGGTACTCGATTTCCTCTACACCCGTAAAAAGCAATCAGGCATTATCTACTGTTTCTCCCGGCGGCAGGTGGATGAGCTCTACGTGGATCTCAAGAAAGAGGGACACTCGGTGAAGCCCTATCACGCCGGACTTTCCGAGACAGTTCGAAACAGAAACCAGGAAGCGTTTATCCGGGATGATGTCAACATCATCGTGGCTACTATTGCCTTTGGTATGGGTATCAACAAGCCTGACGTTCGCTTTGTGGTTCACTATGATATGCCCAAGAATATTGAATCGTACTACCAGCAGATTGGACGTGCCGGCAGAGACGGGTTGCGCGCCGACTGTCTGTTGCTGTTCAGTTATTCCGACACCCAGAAGATCAGGTACTTCATCAACCAGAAAGAAGATGAAGAGAAGAAAATTGCCGAGCAGCATCTCAAATCGTTGCTAAAGTTTCTGGAAGCCACCGAATGCCGAAGAAAACCCCTGCTCAATTACTTTGGTGAGGAGTATGAAAAGGATGAGTGCGGTATGTGCGACAATTGCCTTTCCCTGGACGCCGAAGTGGAAGATCTAACCGTACAGGCTCAGAAATATCTGTCCTGCATTGTAAGAACGGATGAGACCTACGGCGCCAACTATATTGCAGATGTGTTGCGAGGTTCCAAATCCAAGAAAGTACTTGAAAATGACCATAACGAACTTTCTACTTATGGAATCGGTATGGAGTGGTCAAAAGACCAGTGGGTGCAGCTCTCCCGCCTGCTGCTGCGTCAGGATTACCTGGAAAAAGATCAAAAATACGGTAGTCTGAAATTGAAAGAGCAGGCTCGAAATGTGCTGAATGGACATGAAAATGTATTCGGAACGCTTGACCGCACAGCGGCAACCGTAAACGGAAAAGCTGTGGATAGAACCAGTTCGGATGTTGAAAATAAATACGACGAAAAACTGTTTGAGCAGCTACGAGAAAAACGAAAAGAACTGGCCGATCAGAAAGGTATTCCACCCTACACCATATTCCCCGATACCACGCTAATGGAGATGTCGTATTATTTTCCTCAGAATGAAGAGCACATGATGCAGATCTACGGAGTGGGTTCAGCAAAACTGAAACGGTATGGCGATATCTTCGGTAAGATCATCAAAGAATATACTGATGAGAATGAGATCGAAGAACGTGTAAAGACGCTGAAGAAGAAAGCGAAGAAATCATCCTCTAAAAAGAAACACGTGCAGATTGCCGAGGCCTTTAACGAGGGTCAATCCATCGAACACCTGGCCGAGCAGTACGGGGTCAAGGATGTTACTATCATCAAACATTTGAAAACTTACCTGGAAGAGGGCAACTCTCTTCGTACCGAAGGAATTGCGGAAGCTTCCGAACTGTCGGTTAGAAAACGTGATGAGGTTATGGAATCGATGGATCGCAGGGGTCCCGAGCTGCTGCGGGTAATCTATAATGATATGGACAAAGAGGTAGGCTACAGTGAGCTCCGCATTCTACAACTCTACTACATGGCCGCCAATCAGGAGTAG